A single region of the Syngnathus acus chromosome 6, fSynAcu1.2, whole genome shotgun sequence genome encodes:
- the cep152 gene encoding centrosomal protein of 152 kDa isoform X7: MSIDFDTAALQTQDDEEEYDQDDLARKQELHNLLANMPDDMLEDSRDSSCTEQELINRNAETSPQSKWTQQRSDHPRPNSHEQSYEEDYDHHDFTYEDGGVQSNGHSQPSAHIWNQHSDSQFTQEDCTQNSMGTERSSEANGFSTDDPYELHLRANNIVNCNGDGTSDCNNPRVQSQPGAVERRADDYQVSYNPHGPPRQMLSSQATHQQRPFDQLQREFLDSTQQTAEKEQITQLQIFNVALKRQNEDLEQKFEDSKRNTRYLEHQLAIAKDQKNDLAASLKESTRLLGEAKERELQMQSKLKTMEQQIQTLNERDQENTKKQRVAEAAVDTMKQQMLELCRSDTLSKSRKQHDRDLAVIKEQHEAALLLLQQQLDAKSQAMEEQMDTSQKFREQVKQLERQREEEQLERARVVNALTQSLEKSQQQCAKLLQTSSVQEMSQIQIKLQQAQTAKVLSDNMNRDLQEDLADLKEQIMLYESALKHGVIALEPNWDCQNQLSESCLALGFKKTNGSLRSVALATLSDSQLPQDEALRQLQVEMQRCLGSLKSKRQKISHLQEELQQSRARADELQNQLDEAKLSSSVRQSIQVKHPNLTAEDQNELVKLQEDKERLQDQVEGLQSKIAELQQSEEKVRSANSELCVKTREMIQELHQEKQAAAQQSERINQQHRDDVVKRVRTELMLQHNDQLERLTAQHERQIQDLNSQLSEASDKVLAVQECYISVCKEKEILEESIRNKATEDALRKEIEKKGESSTDVEKLRTELEVQHQASIAQLKALWSKEKEAEIQQQVKSHIALAKAAWDEARHQTEKTWALKLEEARQGKQPETSEATCQTEETEANALTVTVKELDSKLCAQRQQLQAEADKVQRRAVEEARKQVQMENQEKHLHDLANKVEGAVTRAYNRWIEDLPSLPQYQALLQREKEKWEELQKQDVEQKISEAQLSCVLRETQEQHEREINKMQSSLAQSGGQVCSRKDCADTASKLEKKNQELQKHLAKACRQFQHSVREHKTTIQKLKDEHERRLQKANEEHLLQLEEAKRSKEDAGFVMPSNHQQTLQEGLEEMKQQYLTIVEKIRGDMLRYLQESRERAAEMIRTEVLQERQDTARKMRRYYLTCLQELLEDDGKTTGRAEKKIMNAASKLAAMAKVLETPVKNKSGKNHALPTGITVMSTTGPAPASKTDFLKNPSSGPLDKRTEDRTHRKKLSGLEQKTTRARTKLVNNQDSADAQLYPHKVSSSCSAPLRSKNREAYLQGGQPGSHADTPNEPCVTQDFPVRDDKRTNWSLSSSDSDSHHLPRVSYSGRKVESVKPFSVSAPDFSQFDQLTPDTSDLTVYNDIAQENWTQTQTSAHQGKLNTKREPVLGSEGEKLSGPLFSELRRCQQDSGFDSPFNQPN, encoded by the exons ATGTCTATAGATTTTGATACTGCTGCTCTCCAAACCCAGGATGATGAGGAAGAATACGACCAAGATGACCTTGCGAGAAAACAAGAG cTCCACAATCTCCTCGCAAACATGCCAGATGACATGCTGGAGGACAGCAGAGACTCCTCCTGCACAGAGCAGGAATTGATAAATAGAAATGCTGAAACCAG CCCACAGTCCAAATGGACTCAACAGCGGTCAGATCATCCCAGGCCAAATTCTCATGAGCAG AGCTATGAAGAAGACTACGATCATCATGATTTTACTTATGAAGATGGAGGCGTTCAGAGCAATGGTCATTCTCAACCTTCGGCTCATATCTGGAACCAGCATTCAGATTCTCAGTTCACCCAGGAAGACTGCACCCAAAACAGCATGGGAACAGAACGATCTTCAGAAGCCAATGGTTTCTCCACAGATGATCCATATGAGCTACACCTTCGTGCTAATAACATTGTCAACTGCAACGGAGATGGAACTAGTGACTGTAATAATCCCAGAGTGCAATCTCAG CCTGGAGCAGTGGAACGACGTGCGGATGATTACCAGGTCAGCTACAATCCTCACGGCCCTCCACGTCAGATGTTGAGCTCACAGGCTACACATCAACAGCGTCCATTCGATCAACTACAAAGAGAATTCCTTGACTCAACACAGC AAACTGCTGAGAAAGAGCAGATTACCCAGTTGCAGATATTCAACGTAGCTCTTAAAAGGCAAAATGAGGACTTGGAGCAAAAGTTTGAGGATTCAAAGCGCAACACGAGATACCTTGAGCACCAGTTGGCAATTGCTAAAG ATCAGAAAAATGACCTTGCCGCGAGTCTTAAGGAATCGACTCGACTCCTGGGGGAGGCCAAAGAGCGGGAGCTTCAAATGCAAAGCAAACTCAAGACGATGGAGCAGCAAATACAAACCTTGAATGAGCGAGACCAGGAG AACACAAAGAAGCAGCGGGTGGCCGAGGCCGCTGTTGACACTATGAAGCAGCAGATGTTGGAGCTGTGTCGTTCGGACACGCTGTCCAAATCACGTAAGCAGCACGACAGAGACCTCGCCGTCATCAAGGAGCAGCATGAGGCCGCGCTCTTGCTTTTACAGCAGCAGCTTGATGCTAAGTCTCAAGCTATGGAGGAACAG ATGGATACTAGTCAGAAGTTCCGTGAGCAGGTGAAACAGTTGGAGCGGCAACGGGAAGAAGAGCAACTTGAGCGAGCCAGAGTGGTCAATGCTCTCacccagagtctggagaagaGTCAGCAACAATGTGCCAAGCTCTTGCAGACGA GTTCTGTGCAAGAAATGAGTCAAATCCAAATCAAACTACAGCAGGCTCAAACGGCCAAGGTTTTAAGTGACAATATGAACAGAGACCTACAG GAGGATCTTGCTGACTTGAAGGAGCAGATCATGCTGTATGAATCTGCTTTAAAACATGGCGTTATTGCATTAGAGCCCAACTGGGACTGCCAGAACCAGCTCTCTGAATCCTGTTTGGCGTTAGGCTTTAAGAAAACCAATGGTTCTCTCCGCAG CGTGGCCCTGGCCACCCTGTCAGACTCGCAGCTGCCTCAGGATGAAGCTTTGCGCCAACTGCAAGTGGAAATGCAGCGCTGCTTGGGGAGTTTAAAGAGCAAGAGGCAGAAGATCAGTCACCTGCAGGAGGAGCTTCAACAGAGTCGGGCCCGGGCAGACGAGCTGCAGAACCAATTAGACGAAGCCAAGCTCAGCTCATCG GTTAGACAATCCATCCAGGTAAAACATCCAAACTTGACTGCAGAGGACCAGAATGAGTTAGTGAAACTCCAGGAAGACAAAGAACGCTTGCAAGATCAAGTGGAG GGGCTGCAAAGTAAAATTGCAGAGCTGCAGCAGAGTGAGGAAAAGGTCCGTTCTGCCAACTCAGAGCTCTGCGTCAAGACGAGAGAGATGATTCAAGAGTTGCACCAGGAGAAGCAGGCGGCTGCTCAGCA ATCCGAGCGGATTAATCAGCAGCACAGGGATGACGTGGTGAAACGAGTCAGGACGGAGCTCATGCTGCAACACAACGATCAGCTTGAACGTCTGACGGCACAACACGAGCGACAAATCCAAGACCTAAA CTCTCAGCTCTCTGAGGCCAGTGATAAGGTGTTGGCTGTGCAAGAGTGTTACATATCTGTCTGCAAGGAAAAGGAAATCTTGGAGGAAAGCATCAGAAACAAAGCCACGGAGGATGCACTGAGGAAAGAAATTGAG aaaaaaggggagAGCAGCACAGATGTGGAGAAACTAAGGACTGAGCTAGAGGTGCAGCATCAGGCCTCCATCGCCCAGCTCAAGGCTCTCTGGTCCAAGGAGAAGGAGGCTGAGATCCAGCAGCAGGTGAAATCTCACATAGCCTTGGCCAAGGCTGCTTGGGATGAAGCGCGACATCAG ACGGAGAAGACTTGGGCTCTGAAGCTGGAGGAAGCCAGGCAAGGAAAACAACCCGAGACCTCTGAGGCAACCTGTCAGACAGAGGAGACGGAAGCAAACGCTTTGACCGTCACCGTCAAGGAGTTGGACTCCAAACTCTGTGCCCAGAGACAGCAGCTGCAAGCGGAAGCTGACAAAGTCCAACGCCGAGCGGTGGAAGAAGCCAGGAAACAAGTCCAGATGGAGAATCAGGAGAAACATCTCCACGATTTGGCCAATAAG GTTGAAGGAGCAGTAACCAGGGCCTATAACCGCTGGATTGAAGATTTGCCTTCATTGCCGCAATACCAAGCCTTGCtccaaagagagaaagagaaatgggaagagctgcaaaaacaagacgtggaacaaaag ATAAGTGAGGCTCAGTTGAGCTGTGTGCTACGAGAAACGCAAGAACAGCACGAAAGAGAAATCAACAAAATGCAAA GCTCCTTAGCCCAGAGTGGAGGGCAGGTTTGCAGCAGGAAGGATTGCGCAGACACCGCCAGTAAACTGGAGAAGAAAAACCAGGAGCTTCAGAAGCACTTGGCAAAAGCTTGCCGGCAGTTCCAGCACAGCGTCAGAGAACACAAAACAACCATACAGAAACTCAAAG ACGAACACGAGCGCCGATTACAAAAGGCAAATGAGGAGCATCTGCTACAACTGGAGGAAGCGAAGCGAAGCAAAGAAGATGCTGGGTTTGTGAT GCCTTCAAATCATCAACAAACTCTTCAAGAGGGCCTGGAAGAAATGAAGCAGCAATACTTGACAATTGTTGAAAAAATAAGAG GAGACATGCTGCGTTATCTCCAAGAAAGCCGCGAGCGAGCAGCTGAGATGATCCGCACCGAGGTGCTCCAGGAGAGGCAGGACACGGCCCGCAAAATGCGACGCTATTACCTGACCTGCCTGCAGGAATTGCTGGAGGACGACGGGAAAACCACGGG CAgggctgaaaagaaaataatgaatgctGCCAGCAAGTTGGCGGCCATGGCTAAAGTACTAGAGACACCTGTGAAGAATAAATCTGGAAAGAACCACGCTTTACCAA CTGGCATCACGGTAATGTCCACCACTGGGCCTGCCCCAGCAAGTAAGACAGACTTTTTGAAGAACCCGTCATCTGGACCACTTGACAAAAGAACGGAGGATAGAACCCACAGGAAAAAGTTGTCGGGTTTGGAGCAAAAAACAACTCGGGCGCGGACTAAACTTGTGAACAACCAGGACTCGGCAGATGCGCAACTCTACCCTCACAAAGTGTCCTCTTCATGCTCTGCTCCTTTGAGGAGCAAAAATAGGGAGGCGTACCTGCAGGGTGGACAACCGGGAAGCCATGCGGACACGCCAAACGAACCCTGTGTCACGCAGGATTTCCCAGTCAGGGATGATAAACGCACTAACTGGAGCCTGAGCAGCAGTGACTCAGACAGCCACCACCTCCCTCGAGTGTCTTACTCGGGGAGGAAAGTAGAGTCGGTGAAGCCGTTCTCAGTTTCTGCCCCTGACTTCAGCCAGTTTGATCAGCTCACCCCGGACACGTCTGACTTGACGGTTTATAATGACATCGCCCAAGAGAATTGGACTCAAACCCAAACGTCAGCCCATCAAGGGAAGCTGAACACAAAGAGGGAGCCCGTACTGGGCTCAGAGGGAGAAAAGCTGAGTGGGCCTCTGTTCTCGGAGTTGAGACGATGTCAGCAGGACAGCGGCTTTGACAGCCCGTTTAACCAACCAAACTGA
- the cep152 gene encoding centrosomal protein of 152 kDa isoform X5 — protein sequence MSIDFDTAALQTQDDEEEYDQDDLARKQELHNLLANMPDDMLEDSRDSSCTEQELINRNAETSPQSKWTQQRSDHPRPNSHEQSYEEDYDHHDFTYEDGGVQSNGHSQPSAHIWNQHSDSQFTQEDCTQNSMGTERSSEANGFSTDDPYELHLRANNIVNCNGDGTSDCNNPRVQSQPGAVERRADDYQVSYNPHGPPRQMLSSQATHQQRPFDQLQREFLDSTQQTAEKEQITQLQIFNVALKRQNEDLEQKFEDSKRNTRYLEHQLAIAKDQKNDLAASLKESTRLLGEAKERELQMQSKLKTMEQQIQTLNERDQENTKKQRVAEAAVDTMKQQMLELCRSDTLSKSRKQHDRDLAVIKEQHEAALLLLQQQLDAKSQAMEEQMDTSQKFREQVKQLERQREEEQLERARVVNALTQSLEKSQQQCAKLLQTSSVQEMSQIQIKLQQAQTAKVLSDNMNRDLQEDLADLKEQIMLYESALKHGVIALEPNWDCQNQLSESCLALGFKKTNGSLRSVALATLSDSQLPQDEALRQLQVEMQRCLGSLKSKRQKISHLQEELQQSRARADELQNQLDEAKLSSSVRQSIQVKHPNLTAEDQNELVKLQEDKERLQDQVEGLQSKIAELQQSEEKVRSANSELCVKTREMIQELHQEKQAAAQQSERINQQHRDDVVKRVRTELMLQHNDQLERLTAQHERQIQDLNSQLSEASDKVLAVQECYISVCKEKEILEESIRNKATEDALRKEIEKKGESSTDVEKLRTELEVQHQASIAQLKALWSKEKEAEIQQQVKSHIALAKAAWDEARHQTEKTWALKLEEARQGKQPETSEATCQTEETEANALTVTVKELDSKLCAQRQQLQAEADKVQRRAVEEARKQVQMENQEKHLHDLANKVEGAVTRAYNRWIEDLPSLPQYQALLQREKEKWEELQKQDVEQKVSQALRAAEAEWRKQQQDQGQRCGTTKEQEVVVTLQTQLEQLRREQAALLEAELAGARAAWKRDKQQEISLVQTRSEQMYQTKLQEQHKKQEIALLQTLRAREDEWRYQQAEKEQAQKRQMREDFLLELQTALAEVQTQLLGTSRTEQQSFTERVRGRVSEGAVTHVIQTCCIDIVDKAVCQAKKEWKKISEAQLSCVLRETQEQHEREINKMQSSLAQSGGQVCSRKDCADTASKLEKKNQELQKHLAKACRQFQHSVREHKTTIQKLKDEHERRLQKANEEHLLQLEEAKRSKEDAGPSNHQQTLQEGLEEMKQQYLTIVEKIRGDMLRYLQESRERAAEMIRTEVLQERQDTARKMRRYYLTCLQELLEDDGKTTGAEKKIMNAASKLAAMAKVLETPVKNKSGKNHALPTGITVMSTTGPAPASKTDFLKNPSSGPLDKRTEDRTHRKKLSGLEQKTTRARTKLVNNQDSADAQLYPHKVSSSCSAPLRSKNREAYLQGGQPGSHADTPNEPCVTQDFPVRDDKRTNWSLSSSDSDSHHLPRVSYSGRKVESVKPFSVSAPDFSQFDQLTPDTSDLTVYNDIAQENWTQTQTSAHQGKLNTKREPVLGSEGEKLSGPLFSELRRCQQDSGFDSPFNQPN from the exons ATGTCTATAGATTTTGATACTGCTGCTCTCCAAACCCAGGATGATGAGGAAGAATACGACCAAGATGACCTTGCGAGAAAACAAGAG cTCCACAATCTCCTCGCAAACATGCCAGATGACATGCTGGAGGACAGCAGAGACTCCTCCTGCACAGAGCAGGAATTGATAAATAGAAATGCTGAAACCAG CCCACAGTCCAAATGGACTCAACAGCGGTCAGATCATCCCAGGCCAAATTCTCATGAGCAG AGCTATGAAGAAGACTACGATCATCATGATTTTACTTATGAAGATGGAGGCGTTCAGAGCAATGGTCATTCTCAACCTTCGGCTCATATCTGGAACCAGCATTCAGATTCTCAGTTCACCCAGGAAGACTGCACCCAAAACAGCATGGGAACAGAACGATCTTCAGAAGCCAATGGTTTCTCCACAGATGATCCATATGAGCTACACCTTCGTGCTAATAACATTGTCAACTGCAACGGAGATGGAACTAGTGACTGTAATAATCCCAGAGTGCAATCTCAG CCTGGAGCAGTGGAACGACGTGCGGATGATTACCAGGTCAGCTACAATCCTCACGGCCCTCCACGTCAGATGTTGAGCTCACAGGCTACACATCAACAGCGTCCATTCGATCAACTACAAAGAGAATTCCTTGACTCAACACAGC AAACTGCTGAGAAAGAGCAGATTACCCAGTTGCAGATATTCAACGTAGCTCTTAAAAGGCAAAATGAGGACTTGGAGCAAAAGTTTGAGGATTCAAAGCGCAACACGAGATACCTTGAGCACCAGTTGGCAATTGCTAAAG ATCAGAAAAATGACCTTGCCGCGAGTCTTAAGGAATCGACTCGACTCCTGGGGGAGGCCAAAGAGCGGGAGCTTCAAATGCAAAGCAAACTCAAGACGATGGAGCAGCAAATACAAACCTTGAATGAGCGAGACCAGGAG AACACAAAGAAGCAGCGGGTGGCCGAGGCCGCTGTTGACACTATGAAGCAGCAGATGTTGGAGCTGTGTCGTTCGGACACGCTGTCCAAATCACGTAAGCAGCACGACAGAGACCTCGCCGTCATCAAGGAGCAGCATGAGGCCGCGCTCTTGCTTTTACAGCAGCAGCTTGATGCTAAGTCTCAAGCTATGGAGGAACAG ATGGATACTAGTCAGAAGTTCCGTGAGCAGGTGAAACAGTTGGAGCGGCAACGGGAAGAAGAGCAACTTGAGCGAGCCAGAGTGGTCAATGCTCTCacccagagtctggagaagaGTCAGCAACAATGTGCCAAGCTCTTGCAGACGA GTTCTGTGCAAGAAATGAGTCAAATCCAAATCAAACTACAGCAGGCTCAAACGGCCAAGGTTTTAAGTGACAATATGAACAGAGACCTACAG GAGGATCTTGCTGACTTGAAGGAGCAGATCATGCTGTATGAATCTGCTTTAAAACATGGCGTTATTGCATTAGAGCCCAACTGGGACTGCCAGAACCAGCTCTCTGAATCCTGTTTGGCGTTAGGCTTTAAGAAAACCAATGGTTCTCTCCGCAG CGTGGCCCTGGCCACCCTGTCAGACTCGCAGCTGCCTCAGGATGAAGCTTTGCGCCAACTGCAAGTGGAAATGCAGCGCTGCTTGGGGAGTTTAAAGAGCAAGAGGCAGAAGATCAGTCACCTGCAGGAGGAGCTTCAACAGAGTCGGGCCCGGGCAGACGAGCTGCAGAACCAATTAGACGAAGCCAAGCTCAGCTCATCG GTTAGACAATCCATCCAGGTAAAACATCCAAACTTGACTGCAGAGGACCAGAATGAGTTAGTGAAACTCCAGGAAGACAAAGAACGCTTGCAAGATCAAGTGGAG GGGCTGCAAAGTAAAATTGCAGAGCTGCAGCAGAGTGAGGAAAAGGTCCGTTCTGCCAACTCAGAGCTCTGCGTCAAGACGAGAGAGATGATTCAAGAGTTGCACCAGGAGAAGCAGGCGGCTGCTCAGCA ATCCGAGCGGATTAATCAGCAGCACAGGGATGACGTGGTGAAACGAGTCAGGACGGAGCTCATGCTGCAACACAACGATCAGCTTGAACGTCTGACGGCACAACACGAGCGACAAATCCAAGACCTAAA CTCTCAGCTCTCTGAGGCCAGTGATAAGGTGTTGGCTGTGCAAGAGTGTTACATATCTGTCTGCAAGGAAAAGGAAATCTTGGAGGAAAGCATCAGAAACAAAGCCACGGAGGATGCACTGAGGAAAGAAATTGAG aaaaaaggggagAGCAGCACAGATGTGGAGAAACTAAGGACTGAGCTAGAGGTGCAGCATCAGGCCTCCATCGCCCAGCTCAAGGCTCTCTGGTCCAAGGAGAAGGAGGCTGAGATCCAGCAGCAGGTGAAATCTCACATAGCCTTGGCCAAGGCTGCTTGGGATGAAGCGCGACATCAG ACGGAGAAGACTTGGGCTCTGAAGCTGGAGGAAGCCAGGCAAGGAAAACAACCCGAGACCTCTGAGGCAACCTGTCAGACAGAGGAGACGGAAGCAAACGCTTTGACCGTCACCGTCAAGGAGTTGGACTCCAAACTCTGTGCCCAGAGACAGCAGCTGCAAGCGGAAGCTGACAAAGTCCAACGCCGAGCGGTGGAAGAAGCCAGGAAACAAGTCCAGATGGAGAATCAGGAGAAACATCTCCACGATTTGGCCAATAAG GTTGAAGGAGCAGTAACCAGGGCCTATAACCGCTGGATTGAAGATTTGCCTTCATTGCCGCAATACCAAGCCTTGCtccaaagagagaaagagaaatgggaagagctgcaaaaacaagacgtggaacaaaag GTATCGCAGGCTCTGAGGGCAGCAGAGGCGGAGTGGCGCAAGCAGCAACAAGACCAAGGTCAAAGATGTGGTACGACTAAAGAGCAAGAGGTGGTGGTGACTCTCCAGACTCAGCTGGAGCAGTTACGAAGAGAACAAGCCGCACTGTTGGAGGCTGAACTTGCCGGAGCCAGAGCAGCCTGGAAAAGAGACAAACAGCAAGAGATCTCCCTTGTCCAAACTCGCAGCGAGCAAATGTACCAAACCAAACTCCAGGAGCAGCATAAGAAGCAGGAGATAGCTCTGCTGCAGACCCTGAGGGCCAGAGAGGATGAGTGGAGATATCAGCAGGCTGAGAAGGAACAAGCCCAGAAGCGACAGATGAGGGAAGATTTCCTCTTGGAGCTTCAAACTGCTCTGGCGGAGGTCCAGACGCAGCTTCTCGGCACTTCCAGGACTGAGCAGCAGAGTTTCACAGAGCGCGTGAGAGGCCGCGTGTCAGAGGGCGCCGTAACGCACGTGATTCAAACTTGCTGCATagacattgttgacaaagctGTGTGCCAGGCCAAGAAGGAATGGAAGAAA ATAAGTGAGGCTCAGTTGAGCTGTGTGCTACGAGAAACGCAAGAACAGCACGAAAGAGAAATCAACAAAATGCAAA GCTCCTTAGCCCAGAGTGGAGGGCAGGTTTGCAGCAGGAAGGATTGCGCAGACACCGCCAGTAAACTGGAGAAGAAAAACCAGGAGCTTCAGAAGCACTTGGCAAAAGCTTGCCGGCAGTTCCAGCACAGCGTCAGAGAACACAAAACAACCATACAGAAACTCAAAG ACGAACACGAGCGCCGATTACAAAAGGCAAATGAGGAGCATCTGCTACAACTGGAGGAAGCGAAGCGAAGCAAAGAAGATGCTGG GCCTTCAAATCATCAACAAACTCTTCAAGAGGGCCTGGAAGAAATGAAGCAGCAATACTTGACAATTGTTGAAAAAATAAGAG GAGACATGCTGCGTTATCTCCAAGAAAGCCGCGAGCGAGCAGCTGAGATGATCCGCACCGAGGTGCTCCAGGAGAGGCAGGACACGGCCCGCAAAATGCGACGCTATTACCTGACCTGCCTGCAGGAATTGCTGGAGGACGACGGGAAAACCACGGG ggctgaaaagaaaataatgaatgctGCCAGCAAGTTGGCGGCCATGGCTAAAGTACTAGAGACACCTGTGAAGAATAAATCTGGAAAGAACCACGCTTTACCAA CTGGCATCACGGTAATGTCCACCACTGGGCCTGCCCCAGCAAGTAAGACAGACTTTTTGAAGAACCCGTCATCTGGACCACTTGACAAAAGAACGGAGGATAGAACCCACAGGAAAAAGTTGTCGGGTTTGGAGCAAAAAACAACTCGGGCGCGGACTAAACTTGTGAACAACCAGGACTCGGCAGATGCGCAACTCTACCCTCACAAAGTGTCCTCTTCATGCTCTGCTCCTTTGAGGAGCAAAAATAGGGAGGCGTACCTGCAGGGTGGACAACCGGGAAGCCATGCGGACACGCCAAACGAACCCTGTGTCACGCAGGATTTCCCAGTCAGGGATGATAAACGCACTAACTGGAGCCTGAGCAGCAGTGACTCAGACAGCCACCACCTCCCTCGAGTGTCTTACTCGGGGAGGAAAGTAGAGTCGGTGAAGCCGTTCTCAGTTTCTGCCCCTGACTTCAGCCAGTTTGATCAGCTCACCCCGGACACGTCTGACTTGACGGTTTATAATGACATCGCCCAAGAGAATTGGACTCAAACCCAAACGTCAGCCCATCAAGGGAAGCTGAACACAAAGAGGGAGCCCGTACTGGGCTCAGAGGGAGAAAAGCTGAGTGGGCCTCTGTTCTCGGAGTTGAGACGATGTCAGCAGGACAGCGGCTTTGACAGCCCGTTTAACCAACCAAACTGA